From the genome of Sulfitobacter mediterraneus, one region includes:
- a CDS encoding DUF6915 family protein produces the protein MAHPLHHAESSARKFGGVPSDYQSIHDWFDASKEHLALFTHRAMRHHAQGLFEAERVFGVSLTNSAGRDIPVRWIGEQHIREDCQGRIPSMADWLRRIQPEPWMANGHIDRQVGDDPCGDPRVAWASEVAAGRTVLGLKDWMAARAMQATQSA, from the coding sequence ATGGCCCATCCGCTTCATCATGCCGAAAGCTCCGCCCGGAAATTCGGCGGGGTGCCGTCTGACTATCAGTCCATACATGACTGGTTCGACGCCTCGAAAGAGCACCTCGCGCTCTTTACGCACCGAGCCATGCGTCACCATGCCCAAGGCCTATTTGAGGCCGAACGTGTCTTCGGCGTGTCCCTGACCAATAGCGCAGGTCGGGACATTCCCGTGCGCTGGATCGGCGAGCAGCATATCCGTGAAGACTGCCAGGGCCGCATTCCGAGCATGGCGGACTGGCTGCGACGGATCCAGCCCGAGCCATGGATGGCCAATGGTCATATCGACCGCCAAGTCGGCGATGATCCCTGCGGCGACCCAAGGGTCGCTTGGGCCTCCGAGGTCGCCGCCGGACGAACCGTTCTTGGCCTGAAAGATTGGATGGCGGCGCGCGCGATGCAAGCCACGCAAAGCGCCTGA
- a CDS encoding DUF6878 family protein: MTNPQIDYAAMAAQWRAERETTLKASRTELLAQLRALGISGVTAEYEGYGDSGNVEDVTVQPAEVQLPEALAAEVGDFAWSLAYHHHPGFENNEGGYGTLTWDIAADSITLDHADRYVECSHSYDEGL, translated from the coding sequence ATGACCAATCCCCAGATCGATTATGCCGCAATGGCGGCTCAGTGGCGCGCGGAGCGCGAAACCACCTTGAAGGCATCCCGAACGGAGCTGCTCGCGCAACTACGTGCGCTTGGCATCAGCGGGGTCACTGCCGAATACGAAGGCTATGGCGACTCCGGCAATGTCGAGGATGTGACGGTGCAGCCTGCAGAGGTCCAGCTGCCGGAGGCGCTTGCCGCAGAGGTTGGCGACTTCGCCTGGTCGCTGGCCTATCACCATCACCCGGGGTTCGAAAACAATGAGGGCGGCTATGGCACGCTGACTTGGGACATTGCAGCAGACAGCATCACGCTCGATCACGCGGACCGCTATGTCGAATGCTCGCACAGCTATGACGAGGGTCTTTGA
- a CDS encoding strawberry notch family protein — translation MSKPKLANPALSISDANLTSALAQIGAEVDNRPLRSSALARIMRETFHGGDSGGAWDWRMAYDLMQAATVQMLLRGEGAAGDIAAAKLLASRLLTETRRSEQQIRLQQFSTPLSFAAMVVRAAAVRKGETVLEPSAGTGALAAIAARAGAALLLNEIDPFRQRLLRAVFGGEVTGHDGEHIDDLLQSPVLPDVVVMNPPFASSVDRSRDKHIAAKHLIAAAKRLAPGGRLVAIMPQGFTPERDAAHWSRACGLLTPRLALTMPGQVYRKLGTSIETQLMVFDKVREDGEMIRASVRDLDEALPFVDAVAATRLEIRPGQRAEAIPHARATVPSSAPRKTAAALVAASKPRANAVRPLCFTSFDVPRDNTPVSDIYARYRPQRIEIAGAQEHPTPLVESIAMASVAPSVPSGTASAELRLPARLIEEGHLSEAQLETIIMAHDAHGRDLPGRFTIDDDQTKLTRADDDPKARAYRLGYFLGDGTGCGKGRECAGLILVNWLAGRRKAIWVSKSATLIEDAIRDWTDLGGSPADIQPLSKWKPDQPVPMGDGILFVTYATLRSAGKCGTTRLSQILDWMGEDFEGVLAFDEAHAMQNAAGSEQGRGVKPSQQGLAGLRMQLAAPRARVFYISATGATSVHNLAYAARLGLWGQGPEYPFPSRESFVSAMEAGGVAAMEVVARDLKTLGLYTARALRFDGVEYDVLEHALTPAQIVIYDAYATSFRTIHHNLEAALTATGVNDASGETNASAARASAKSRFESTKQRFFNHLLMGMKAPSIIRAIKDDLAAGKACVIQVVSTGESLLKRRLETMDPEDELVEGALTPRDYVLGYLEQAFPIHAQKLVEIDGNMVAEPLRDETGALVVSREALALRDAAMMELMTLAPIPSALDQILWAFGDDAVAEVTGRSIRPLKADDGHLFIEKRAASSNSSETQAFMDGDKDIIIFSDAGGTGRSYHAAQTAKNQKRRRHYLLEPGWRADAAIQGLGRTHRSAQVSAPFFRVCTSDVHGEKRFTSTIAKRLDQLGALTKGQRETGSQGMFREEDNLESPIARAALRGYFADLAAGRAEAMSYESFTDWTALRLIDKDGVLLEELPPIQRFLNRVLALPIHMQNALFAEFMRRIADQTERARAAGTLDLGVETLRGDKIEQVSTEDLWTCPKSGAVTRIIGLEVTDPVHVLVAEEAISRNPDKLPMVNRASGRAALISARPMQMYDEDIVTLMRKVVRPNGSSYLEEARFTSSAWEDIERPEFARLWDAEAASLPKTTTTKLYLLTGLLLPIWKDIPTTNERIYRVTPDGATAMIGRTLSEEGAAALRARFLVSNPQTPQEMLTAALGTTAPVDLGRGLTLTRRRVAGEMRLELCGVDSGMIDGLKALGCFTEIIAFQLRVFLPHGDGIDTGSILARIVGQEASMTSEQAA, via the coding sequence ATGTCCAAGCCCAAACTGGCAAACCCGGCTCTCTCAATCTCCGACGCTAACCTCACCTCTGCCCTCGCGCAGATCGGCGCGGAGGTCGACAACCGGCCCCTGCGCAGTTCAGCGCTCGCGCGCATTATGCGCGAGACGTTTCATGGCGGCGATTCTGGCGGTGCCTGGGACTGGCGGATGGCCTACGACCTGATGCAGGCCGCGACCGTCCAGATGCTGCTACGTGGGGAAGGTGCGGCAGGTGACATCGCCGCTGCAAAGCTGCTTGCCTCGCGGCTGCTGACGGAAACCCGCCGGTCAGAGCAGCAGATCCGGCTGCAGCAGTTTTCCACGCCGTTGTCTTTCGCGGCAATGGTCGTGCGGGCGGCAGCCGTTCGCAAGGGCGAAACCGTGCTGGAGCCCTCGGCTGGCACCGGTGCCCTGGCCGCTATCGCCGCCCGGGCCGGTGCCGCGCTTTTGCTCAATGAAATCGACCCCTTTCGCCAGCGCCTCCTGCGCGCAGTTTTCGGCGGCGAGGTGACGGGCCATGACGGCGAGCATATCGACGATCTGCTGCAGTCGCCGGTTCTCCCCGACGTGGTGGTGATGAACCCGCCCTTCGCCTCCTCGGTCGATCGCTCCCGAGACAAGCACATCGCCGCCAAGCATCTCATCGCGGCTGCAAAGCGTCTCGCGCCCGGCGGGCGGCTTGTGGCGATCATGCCGCAGGGGTTCACGCCCGAACGCGATGCCGCGCATTGGTCCCGCGCCTGCGGTCTCCTGACGCCGCGCTTGGCGTTGACGATGCCGGGGCAGGTCTACCGCAAGCTCGGCACATCTATCGAAACCCAGCTCATGGTCTTTGACAAGGTGCGGGAGGACGGCGAGATGATCCGCGCCAGTGTGCGGGATCTGGATGAAGCCCTTCCTTTTGTCGACGCCGTGGCCGCGACCCGGCTGGAGATACGCCCCGGCCAACGGGCTGAAGCAATCCCTCATGCTCGAGCAACCGTTCCATCATCTGCCCCGCGCAAGACCGCCGCTGCGCTTGTCGCCGCCTCCAAACCACGGGCCAATGCCGTCCGTCCGCTCTGCTTCACAAGCTTCGATGTCCCGCGCGATAACACCCCCGTCTCGGACATCTATGCGCGCTACCGCCCACAGCGGATCGAAATCGCGGGCGCGCAGGAACATCCCACGCCGCTCGTTGAAAGCATCGCCATGGCCTCCGTCGCGCCGTCGGTGCCTTCAGGCACGGCCAGTGCGGAACTGCGCCTGCCCGCCAGGCTGATCGAGGAGGGACATCTCTCCGAGGCGCAGCTGGAAACCATCATCATGGCGCATGACGCCCATGGGCGTGATTTGCCGGGTCGGTTCACGATCGATGACGACCAGACAAAGCTGACGCGCGCTGATGATGACCCTAAGGCACGCGCCTATCGCCTGGGCTATTTCCTCGGCGATGGCACCGGCTGCGGCAAGGGGCGCGAATGCGCGGGGCTCATTCTGGTGAACTGGCTGGCCGGCCGCAGGAAGGCGATCTGGGTCTCCAAATCCGCCACGCTCATCGAGGACGCCATCCGCGACTGGACCGATCTCGGCGGCTCGCCAGCCGACATCCAGCCACTCTCCAAATGGAAACCGGACCAGCCCGTCCCGATGGGCGACGGAATCCTCTTCGTCACCTACGCCACGCTGCGGTCCGCGGGCAAATGCGGCACCACACGGCTGAGCCAGATCCTCGACTGGATGGGTGAAGACTTCGAAGGCGTCCTCGCTTTTGATGAGGCCCATGCCATGCAGAACGCGGCAGGGTCTGAACAGGGCAGGGGGGTCAAACCCTCCCAGCAGGGCCTTGCTGGCCTGCGGATGCAACTGGCAGCACCCCGCGCTCGCGTCTTCTACATCTCAGCCACGGGCGCCACGAGCGTGCACAACCTCGCCTATGCCGCGCGGCTGGGGCTCTGGGGGCAGGGCCCCGAATATCCCTTCCCGAGCCGCGAGAGCTTTGTGTCGGCGATGGAAGCCGGCGGCGTTGCCGCCATGGAGGTGGTCGCCCGCGATCTCAAGACGCTCGGGCTCTACACGGCCCGCGCCCTCAGATTCGACGGCGTGGAGTATGACGTGCTCGAACACGCGCTCACTCCGGCCCAGATCGTGATCTACGACGCATACGCGACTTCGTTTCGGACGATCCATCACAATCTCGAGGCCGCGCTGACAGCGACCGGCGTCAACGACGCCTCGGGAGAGACTAATGCCTCGGCCGCACGCGCCTCGGCCAAGTCCCGCTTCGAGAGCACGAAGCAGCGCTTCTTCAACCATCTCCTGATGGGCATGAAGGCTCCAAGCATCATCCGCGCGATCAAGGACGATCTGGCGGCGGGCAAGGCTTGCGTCATCCAGGTTGTCTCTACAGGCGAAAGCCTGCTGAAACGTCGGCTTGAAACGATGGACCCCGAGGATGAGCTCGTCGAGGGTGCCTTGACGCCGCGCGACTATGTTCTGGGATACCTCGAACAGGCCTTCCCGATTCATGCGCAAAAGCTGGTCGAGATCGATGGCAATATGGTGGCCGAACCGCTCCGCGATGAAACTGGCGCGCTGGTCGTCTCGCGCGAGGCGCTCGCTCTGCGTGACGCGGCCATGATGGAGTTGATGACGTTGGCCCCGATCCCTTCGGCGCTGGATCAGATCCTCTGGGCCTTTGGCGACGATGCCGTGGCCGAAGTGACCGGAAGGTCGATCCGACCTCTGAAGGCGGACGATGGCCACCTCTTCATCGAGAAGCGCGCCGCCAGCAGCAATTCATCCGAAACCCAAGCCTTCATGGACGGTGATAAGGATATCATTATCTTCTCCGATGCGGGCGGTACGGGCCGGTCGTATCATGCGGCGCAAACGGCGAAGAACCAGAAACGGCGGCGGCACTACCTGCTGGAGCCCGGCTGGCGCGCCGATGCGGCCATCCAGGGGCTCGGGCGCACGCATCGCTCGGCTCAGGTCAGCGCGCCCTTCTTCCGGGTCTGCACCTCGGATGTGCATGGCGAAAAGCGTTTCACGTCGACTATAGCCAAACGCCTCGACCAGCTGGGGGCCTTGACCAAGGGTCAGCGCGAGACCGGCTCGCAGGGCATGTTCCGCGAGGAGGACAATCTCGAAAGCCCGATCGCACGGGCGGCGCTGCGTGGGTATTTCGCCGATCTTGCCGCCGGGCGCGCTGAGGCGATGAGCTACGAGAGCTTCACCGACTGGACAGCCCTGCGGCTGATCGACAAGGACGGGGTGCTCCTTGAGGAGCTTCCCCCGATCCAGCGGTTTCTCAACCGGGTGCTTGCGCTTCCCATCCACATGCAGAACGCGCTCTTTGCCGAGTTCATGCGCCGGATTGCCGATCAGACGGAACGGGCGCGCGCGGCGGGCACGCTCGATCTCGGCGTGGAAACCCTACGCGGCGACAAGATAGAACAGGTCTCCACGGAAGATCTCTGGACCTGCCCTAAATCCGGCGCCGTGACGCGGATCATCGGGCTGGAGGTCACCGACCCGGTCCACGTCCTTGTGGCCGAAGAGGCCATATCGCGCAATCCGGACAAGCTGCCGATGGTCAATCGCGCCTCCGGTCGCGCGGCGCTCATCTCGGCGCGGCCCATGCAGATGTATGACGAAGACATCGTCACGCTGATGCGCAAGGTTGTGCGGCCAAACGGGTCGAGCTACCTGGAGGAGGCGCGGTTCACGTCTTCGGCCTGGGAAGACATCGAAAGGCCCGAGTTTGCAAGGCTTTGGGATGCCGAGGCAGCGTCCCTGCCAAAAACCACCACAACCAAGCTCTACCTGCTGACCGGGCTCTTGTTGCCGATCTGGAAGGATATTCCGACCACCAATGAGCGCATCTACCGGGTCACGCCGGACGGGGCGACCGCCATGATCGGGCGCACGCTGAGCGAGGAAGGGGCGGCCGCGCTGCGCGCCCGCTTCCTCGTGTCCAACCCGCAAACACCGCAGGAGATGTTGACCGCCGCCCTCGGCACCACCGCGCCTGTCGATCTGGGCCGGGGTCTCACCCTGACCCGTCGCCGTGTCGCAGGCGAGATGCGCCTTGAGTTGTGCGGCGTGGACAGTGGCATGATTGATGGCCTCAAGGCCCTCGGCTGCTTCACCGAGATCATCGCCTTCCAGCTGCGGGTGTTCCTGCCGCATGGGGACGGGATCGACACGGGAAGCATTCTGGCCCGGATCGTGGGGCAGGAAGCCAGCATGACGTCAGAACAAGCCGCCTGA